One genomic segment of Pseudoalteromonas sp. GCY includes these proteins:
- the gcvT gene encoding glycine cleavage system aminomethyltransferase GcvT: MTSKTVLHAKHLEAGAKMVDFHGWEMPINYGSQIEEHHAVRQDAGMFDVSHMTIVDIEGVDAKAFLQKLVANDVAKLTVAGKALYTGMLNEQGGVIDDLIIYFFTETQYRLVVNSATREKDLAHIGAVAADFDVAVTERPEYAMIAVQGPNAKAKTATILDEQQQAAVEGMKPFFGVQAGDLFIATTGYTGEEGYEIVVHNDGAADLWQKLLDAGVRPAGLGARDTLRLEAGMNLYGSDMDETVSPLAANMAWTIAWEPEERDFIGRAAITKQRAEQSTDKLVGLVLESKGVLRGGSKVIVEGGEGVITSGTFSPTLGFSVALARVPRSIGETAQVEMRKKLVDVKVVKPSFVRNGKSII, encoded by the coding sequence ATGACTTCTAAAACAGTACTACACGCTAAGCACCTAGAAGCTGGCGCGAAAATGGTAGACTTCCACGGTTGGGAAATGCCAATCAATTATGGTTCACAAATTGAAGAGCACCACGCGGTGCGTCAAGATGCGGGCATGTTTGACGTTTCACACATGACGATTGTTGATATCGAAGGTGTAGACGCAAAGGCATTTTTACAAAAGCTAGTTGCAAACGATGTAGCTAAGCTTACTGTGGCTGGTAAGGCGCTATACACAGGCATGCTAAACGAGCAGGGCGGTGTAATTGACGACCTTATCATTTACTTCTTCACTGAAACGCAATATCGCCTAGTAGTTAACTCTGCAACACGCGAAAAAGACCTTGCACATATCGGCGCGGTAGCGGCAGATTTTGATGTGGCAGTCACTGAGCGTCCTGAGTACGCGATGATTGCGGTACAAGGTCCAAACGCAAAAGCAAAAACAGCAACTATCCTAGACGAACAACAACAAGCGGCTGTTGAAGGCATGAAGCCATTCTTTGGTGTGCAAGCTGGTGACCTATTTATCGCAACAACGGGTTACACTGGTGAAGAGGGTTATGAGATCGTAGTACACAACGATGGTGCGGCGGACTTGTGGCAAAAATTATTAGACGCAGGTGTGCGTCCAGCTGGCCTAGGTGCACGTGATACGCTACGTTTAGAAGCGGGCATGAACCTTTACGGCTCAGACATGGACGAGACTGTGTCTCCACTTGCAGCGAACATGGCATGGACAATTGCATGGGAGCCAGAGGAGCGTGACTTTATCGGCCGTGCAGCTATCACTAAACAGCGTGCAGAGCAAAGCACTGATAAGCTGGTAGGTTTAGTCCTAGAAAGCAAAGGCGTATTACGTGGTGGTTCTAAAGTTATCGTAGAAGGTGGCGAAGGTGTTATCACTTCTGGTACATTCTCACCAACTTTAGGCTTCAGTGTAGCGCTTGCGCGTGTACCTCGTTCAATTGGCGAGACTGCACAGGTTGAAATGCGTAAGAAGCTAGTTGATGTTAAAGTAGTTAAGCCAAGCTTCGTTCGTAATGGCAAGTCAATTATCTAG
- the gcvH gene encoding glycine cleavage system protein GcvH — translation MSNIPSELKYATSHEWVRAEGDGIYTVGITEHAQELLGDMVFVELPDVDDEVDAGEDCAVAESVKAASDIYAPIGGTIVAINEDLEDAPETVNNDAYGDGWLFKIKASDESELDNLLDAEGYANSIDED, via the coding sequence ATGAGCAACATTCCTAGCGAGTTAAAGTACGCTACTTCACACGAGTGGGTTCGCGCTGAAGGTGACGGCATATACACTGTTGGTATCACTGAGCACGCACAAGAACTTCTAGGCGACATGGTATTCGTTGAATTACCAGACGTAGATGATGAAGTTGACGCGGGTGAAGACTGCGCGGTAGCTGAGTCTGTAAAAGCAGCGTCAGACATCTATGCACCAATCGGCGGCACTATCGTTGCAATCAACGAAGACCTAGAAGATGCGCCTGAGACTGTAAACAACGATGCTTACGGTGACGGTTGGTTGTTCAAAATTAAAGCGTCTGATGAGTCTGAGCTAGATAACCTACTAGACGCTGAAGGCTACGCAAATTCAATCGACGAAGACTAA